One window from the genome of Eucalyptus grandis isolate ANBG69807.140 chromosome 7, ASM1654582v1, whole genome shotgun sequence encodes:
- the LOC104455025 gene encoding separase isoform X3 gives MASDAVQSALLSKLESLLTFPQLLLRRHPLPLLPSPPPLLRPRRPRRREAQEQQQQQQSTIRSLAKQHLSFLNRCLSLLPKLLSAPRPDQSRLLETYRLCLDCLDSLSSQLAGKPYSVHVQRLRYLRCFESCGLYADAVREGFRLLESLRGIDFGGGGGRGKARGGLLPPVVKQASEDGEFAVLVVELVVMIVKCVATGQSKDAGDYSKVLGLVDEVRPWFGALDANAYDKLQRALVTYLGKCTVFMIGELSSFDEDFVRSFCTATLIEYEKSSRKDEMFKFARRICSILISSSEKRASLIFDVLTCLLETSGRDGKIEKGDTGADIMALFSYCADRCRDVTASFCCKFSVYINDIATEKVSMPISLILKLYSLGLYILDGKVKPKDGGSRTSKVEEDGSTMSILLGNGHRLNSLPSTFSLLRSYFHIESKRNYSSSNDLSEDSFSLTCSRIDLDSGTSISFEERGDETYFVSYLSALKFLCQLLAELINSERKHIIAGSDVNSASPQFCAMQDACNHFLDVFVFFKSSKYGKDKDGYEEYSKAVPAILVAAFTLSFVTKLNLQENMHLIDYVIASEWVQPQWLKFLFASLYNLSILFYRNKQVEEASKALKLSCRASWTYIMHNCQLLGQNPSEPVGLTRDAINDINEACARSAFYLDVLHQCGSDKVNRECIGALKNWSMAMDLVCGLPGPLPLVKQWVKIQYKQHRNADAGDSLPILYQLLSSCMEIPKATLAIISEQELLAYDEINSSNPELCSRMQLKIIDELLQEIYFAKASSFQKARLLIKKGRILKCRGSDGLKSCIQCLSEAISTIDCLIKSSSCSAVSERYLLASAYSLRALCTQEAEPKSKGILEDINAAMNLWLSIKNSDGCSLDEDDSVLAEISLPLLYNIVDILSLKGCSSFSHKLFKLMIGYFKSKNLEPQKYLTLLWESRRMSHALCFSPISEAFITVLSEQCGEIFKSMDHWMCCLKESQPLLVGFQNILSSLQPLYCKESCCEITPEPYIGGDLVKEAAIGLLSSVPLSTRAVYLAGFLYYDLSERMILSGRLHEGLLFAKESHELRTRIFQEKFTYSVEQTQKHGESGEFAQKHSYSLRSLHVSKTEAAEVWSFDSNSFNVESCYLSPWNIMQGYLESTLQVGTILELIGNGTEAETFLLWGKNISQLQYLPQFDVAFSSVLGKIYCQKRCWDMASKELETARRFLMDCGAIFSCSKCRLLLEATVGLQLGDLVRAQSDDSSSVSADKLTHAEELYQLALDRLALLGLRIPVSSLRQGNSDSLMVQRPSDKSDDSRKTNASLLSSSNQQNGRCVPTKERLTGKVENKKGRKAKTLPKSIVKELPMTNDGNKRLTRSRNRCLSQGTSLPSDVQVHPTNISEGKHISGCNDNSDKTEGLLHCESLAHDSGTKALCICSKWKCWNCLNVENIKSASINSIIHMRLEFFSRRLSSWLFIGIGKCRGTLGQIHKTHEILLQSISNVVSGDLSSHCSVPVPLLLDLVGKETERDGLRIERAAVLYNISWFSLKSYHTQNTRVICCELSHVQLPQIASWLKLAFVLCHEVPTLMQKVSKLLALTYILSATTSETYSSSDALSENHWASFFHQASLGAHVNHLFTYNTFQKCKARTMSDAEGQGLIAAGTTSIMEEIGKKDLHKYLRLAPESIQNLEDLVRRFFGGLPCATVLCISVVDGSDAKLLQELLLYPSHIHAWMILSHLNHGSQPIVVLMPLDPILEDDFDEVSNSEDESSSGNKSLDKHWHCPWGSSVVDNVVPAFKEILEENYLSCSLHALEDTKENRLLWWSKRKNLDLRLGKLLGKLEESWFGSWRCLLLGGSLNCTRMETVLKKLIDNLKHKCKINIDAGLLEVIIGGHKLGSKREALIPLLQSNRTCYVGSINQSVKERDSISSSKGPSELSEQAFQLINESIKELEEDDHMYREPIILVLDCEVQHLILKPVAGFLVLISFGGRVCGLMAIFKICYRGRTYRL, from the exons ATGGCGTCCGACGCAGTCCAATCCGCCCTCCTCTCCAAGCTCGAATCCCTCCTCACCTTCCCCCAACTCCTCCTCCGACGACATCCACTCCCTCTTCTCCCATCACCTCCGCCCCTTCtccgacctcgccgcccccgccgccgcgaAGCCcaagagcagcagcagcagcagcagagcaCGATCCGGTCCCTCGCGAAGCAGCACCTCTCGTTCCTCAACCGCTGCCTCTCCCTCCTCCCGAAGCTCCTCTCCGCCCCCCGCCCCGACCAGTCCCGCCTCCTCGAGACCTACCGGCTTTGCCTCGACTGCCTGGACTCGCTCTCCTCTCAACTGGCCGGCAAGCCCTACTCGGTCCACGTCCAGCGGCTGCGATACCTGCGCTGCTTCGAGTCCTGCGGGCTGTACGCGGACGCGGTGCGCGAGGGGTTTAGGTTGCTGGAGAGCCTGCGCGGGATCGatttcggcggcggcggcgggaggggGAAGGCGAGAGGTGGATTGTTGCCGCCGGTGGTGAAGCAGGCGAGTGAGGATGGGGAATTTGCGGTTTTGGTGGTGGAGTTGGTGGTGATGATCGTGAAGTGTGTGGCGACGGGGCAAAGTAAGGACGCCGGGGATTACTCGAAGGTGCTCGGGCTGGTGGATGAGGTCCGACCGTGGTTCGG GGCCTTGGATGCAAATGCATATGACAAATTGCAGAGAGCGCTTGTTACTTACCTGGGGAAATGTACTGTCTTTATGATTGGGGAGCTAAGCAGTTTTGATGAGGATTTTGTGCGTTCATTCTGTACAGCAACTTTAATTGAGTATGAGAAGTCATCAAGGAAAGATGAAATGTTCAAG TTTGCTCGCAGGATATGTTCCATATTAATATCATCATCAGAGAAAAGAGCATCGCTCATATTTGATGTGCTAACTTGTTTATTAGAAACCAGTGGCCGTGATGGAAAG ATTGAGAAAGGTGACACTGGAGCAGATATCATGGCACTTTTTTCTTATTGTGCTGATAGATGTCGAGATGTGACTGCCAGTTTCTGTTGTAAATTTTCTgtatatataaatgacataGCTACTGAAAAG GTTTCAATGCCTATTAGTTTGATTTTGAAGCTTTATTCTCTTGGTTTGTATATACTTGATGGCAAGGTTAAACCAAAAGACGGTGGTTCGAGAACTTCCAAAGTTGAGGAAGATGGCTCTACAATGTCAATACTCTTAGGCAATGGGCACAGACTCAACTCTTTACCATCTACATTCAGTTTATTGAGAAGTTACTTCCACATCGAgtccaaaagaaattattcatcATCCAATGATCTATCCGAGGATTCTTTTAGCCTTACATGTTCAAGGATAGATCTTGACTCTGGCACTTCTATATCCTTTGAGGAGAGAGGCGATGAGACTTATTTTGTGTCTTACTTAAGTGCATTGAAATTTTTGTGTCAGCTGCTTGCTGAATTGATAAACTCAGAAAGGAAACACATAATTGCTGGAAGTGATGTCAATTCTGCTTCTCCCCAGTTCTGTGCCATGCAGGATGCTTGCAATCATTTCTTggatgtttttgttttctttaaaag TAGCAAATATGGGAAGGACAAGGATGGATATGAAGAATACAGTAAAGCAGTACCGGCAATATTGGTGGCTGCTTTCACTCTCTCTTTTGTGACGAAGCTCAACTTGCAG GAGAATATGCACTTGATAGATTATGTCATTGCAAGCGAATGGGTTCAACCTCAGTGGCTGAAATTTTTGTTTGCCTCGCTTTATAACCTCAGCATCCTCTTTTACAGGAATAAGCAAGTAGAAGAG GCTTCTAAGGCATTGAAACTGTCATGTAGAGCTTCATGGACGTACATTATGCATAATTGTCAGTTGCTTGGGCAGAATCCCAGTGAGCCCGTTGGTTTGACTAGAGATGCCATTAACGATATTAATGAGGCGTGTGCTAGAAGTGCTTTTTATTTGGATGTTCTCCACCAATGTGGCAGCGACAAGGTTAATAGAGAATGTATAGGCGCCCTAAAAAATTGGTCAATGGCTATGGACTTGGTTTGTGGATTGCCAGGTCCTCTGCCTTTGGTGAAGCAGTGGGTTAAG ATTCAATATAAACAACACAGAAATGCAGATGCTGGGGATAGTTTGCCAATTTTATACCAATTGCTCTCATCCTGCATGGAAATTCCAAAAGCAACTCTTGCCATAATATCAGAGCAG GAGCTCCTTGCGTATGATGAAATAAATTCCTCAAATCCAGAGCTATGCAGTAGAATGCAATTGAAAATCATAGATGAGCTTTTGCAAGAAATTTACTTTGCAAAAGCTAGCAGTTTCCAGAAGGCAAGActcttaataaaaaaagggaggaTTCTAAAATGCCGTGGAAGTGATGGGTTAAAAAGCTGCATACAGTGTTTGTCTGAAGCAATATCCACCATA GATTGTCTCATTAAATCATCGTCATGCTCTGCTGTCTCAGAACGTTATTTATTAGCCTCAGCATATTCTCTGCGTGCTCTCTGTACTCAGGAGGCGGAACCAAAATCAAAG GGAATACTTGAGGATATTAATGCAGCAATGAACCTCTGGCTAAGTATCAAGAATTCGGATGGTTGCTCTTTGGATGAAGATGACAGCGTGTTAGCAGAAATATCACTGCCATTATTATATAATATTGTCGATATTTTGTCATTGAAG GGTTGCTCTTCATTCAGCCATAAACTATTTAAGCtgatgattggatattttaAGTCGAAGAATTTAGAGCCACAAAAGTACTTGACCCTCTTATGGGAGTCCAGAAGGATGAGTCATGCCCTTTGCTTCTCACCCATTAGTGAGGCATTCATAACAGTTCTTTCAGAACAATGTGGTGAAATCTTCAAGTCTATGGATCATTGGATGTGTTGTCTTAAGGAATCACAACCGTTGTTAGTAGGGTTTCAGAATATTCTCTCATCATTACAACCGCTCTATTGCAAGGAATCTTGCTGTGAAATTACCCCGGAACCATATATTGGAGGTGATCTAGTTAAGGAGGCAGCCATTGGACTTCTTTCAAGT GTCCCTCTATCAACCCGTGCTGTCTACTTAGCTGGATTTCTTTATTATGATCTATCTGAAAGAATGATCTTGAGTGGTCGCTTACACGAG GGCCTTTTATTTGCTAAAGAGTCGCATGAATTACGCACTAGaatctttcaagaaaaattcacTTACTCTGTCGAGCAGACTCAAAAGCATGGTGAATCTGGAGAGTTTGCTCAGAAGCACAGTTATTCTTTGAGGAGTCTTCATGTCTCAAAAACTGAGGCTGCTGAAGTATGGTCATTTGATTCAAACTCATTCAATGTGGAAAGCTGTTATCTCAGTCCCTGGAATATAATGCAAGGTTACCTAGAAAGCACCTTACAG GTGGGTACTATCCTTGAACTTATTGGAAATGGAACTGAAGCGGAAACCTTTTTGCTTTGGGGGAAAAATATCTCTCAGTTGCAATACTTGCCGCAGTTTGATGTTGCCTTTTCCTCTGTCTTAG GAAAGATTTATTGTCAAAAACGATGCTGGGATATGGCCAGTAAAGAACTTGAAACTGCAAGACGATTTTTGATGGACTGTGGGGCAATATTTTCTTGCTCCAAATGTAGATTGTTGCTTGAAGCTACTGTAGGTTTACAACTTGGAGATTTGGTTAGAGCTCAGTCTGATGACAGCAGCTCTGTTTCAGCAGATAAACTAACTCATGCAGAAGAGCTCTATCAGTTGGCACTAGACAGACTTGCTCTTCTTGGATTGAGAATTCCTGTCAGTTCTCTACGGCAAGGAAATAGTGATAGCCTAATGGTCCAAAGACCTAGTGATAAGAGTGATGATAGTAGGAAAACTAATGCTTCGCTCCTCTCTTCATCTAATCAGCAGAATGGTAGATGTGTTCCCACGAAGGAAAGACTTACTGGTAAGGTGGAGAATAAGAAGGGTAGAAAGGCAAAGACTCTGCCTAAATCAATAGTAAAGGAATTGCCTATGACTAATGATGGCAATAAAAGGTTAACTCGTTCGAGAAACAGATGTTTGAGTCAGGGTACGAGCCTACCAAGTGATGTACAAGTACACCCGACAAATATTTCAGAAGGAAAGCATATATCTGGTTGCAATGACAATTCAGATAAGACAGAGGGGCTTTTGCATTGTGAAAGCTTAGCACACGATTCTGGCACTAAGGCTTTGTGCATTTGCAGCAAATGGAAGTGTTGGAATTGCCTGAATGTTGAGAATATTAAATCTGCATCCATAAACAGTATTATACATATGAGATTGGAGTTTTTCTCTAGGCGGCTTTCATCATGGCTATTCATTGGAATTG GAAAATGCCGAGGAACACTTGGTCAAATTCATAAAACACATGAGATACTGTTGCAGAGCATATCTAATGTAGTTAGTGGAGACTTGTCAAGTCATTGCAGTGTTCCGGTTCCCCTACTGCTTGATTTAGTTGGGAAGGAGACTGAAAGAGATGGTCTTCGAATTGAACGTGCTGCTGTGCTTTACAACATTAGTTGGTTTTCTTTGAAGAGTTATCATACACAGAATACAAG GGTAATCTGCTGTGAATTGTCTCACGTTCAACTTCCTCAAATAGCATCTTGGTTGAAGCTAGCCTTTGTACTCTGCCATGAGGTTCCAACACTGATGCAAAAG GTTTCTAAGTTGCTTGCTCTTACATACATACTCTCTGCTACCACAAGTGAGACTTATTCATCTTCTGATGCGCTTTCGGAAAACCATTGGGCTTCATTTTTTCATCAAGCTTCTCTAGGTGCTCATGTAAACCACCTGTTCACCTATAACACATTTCAGAAGTGTAAAGCTCGTACCATGTCGGATGCCGAG GGCCAGGGACTGATTGCTGCTGGCACAACTTCTATCATGGAAGAAATCGGGAAGAAAGATCTACACAAATATCTCAG GCTTGCTCCAGAATCTATTCAAAATCTTGAAGATCTTGTTAGAAGATTCTTTGGGGGTCTTCCTTGTGCCACAGTGCTCTGTATAAGTGTCGTTGATGGTTCTGATGCTAAGTTGTTGCAAGAGCTATTGCTATATCCTTCTCATATCCATGCATGGATGATTTTATCTCACTTGAACCATGGTTCGCAGCCTATTGTTGTACTTATGCCCTTGGATCCAATATTGGAAG ATGattttgatgaagtttcaaACTCAGAAGATGAATCTTCTTCTGGCAACAAGTCGCTGGATAAACATTGGCATTGTCCCTGGGGTTCCAGTGTGGTCGACAATGTAGTTCCCGCATTTAAGGAGATACTGGAGGAAAATTACTTGTCATGTTCTCTCCATGCTTTGGAagatacaaaagaaaataggCTGTTATGGTGGAGTAAGAGAAAAAATCTTGATCTCCGCCTGGGTAAATTGCTGGG GAAATTAGAAGAATCATGGTTTGGATCTTGGAGATGTCTGCTTCTTGGAGGATCGTTGAATTGCACACGAATGGAGACTGTGCTAAAGAAACTGATTGATAACCTGAAGCATAAGTGCAAAATCAACATTGATGCAGGTTTACTTGAGGTTATAATTGGAGGGCATAAATTGGGCAGTAAAAGGGAAGCTTTAATACCACTGTTACAGTCAAACAGAACTTGCTATGTTGGCAGCATAAATCAATCTGTCAAAGAAAGGGACAGTATTTCATCAAGTAAAGGGCCCAGTGAATTGTCGGAGCAGGCCTTTCAATTGATTAATGAATCAATAAAGGAGCTTGAAGAGGACGATCATATGTATAGAGAGCCAATTATTTTAGTGTTGGATTGCGAGGTGCAG CATCTCATTTTAAAACCAGTGGCTGGATTTTTGGTACTTATTTCCTTTGGTGGCAGAGTTTGTGGGCTAATGGCAATATTTAAAAT ATGCTACCGTGGGAGAACTTACCGGCTCTAA